A genomic segment from Kyrpidia tusciae DSM 2912 encodes:
- the fabG gene encoding 3-oxoacyl-[acyl-carrier-protein] reductase has protein sequence MTNAPQEGRVALVTGGSRGIGRAVCLALAARGTAVAVNYVHREEAAADVVRRIEAAGGRARAFGGDVSDPSQADGLVREVLEAFGRLDILVNNAGITRDMLILRMKDDDWDAVMNTNLKGAFHCIRAAARPMMKQRYGRIVNITSVAGVMGNPGQANYSAAKAGLIGLTKTAAREFASRGITVNAVAPGLIETDMTAAMTEEAVQALHDQIPLGRLGRPEEVAEAVAFLSSEAAGYITGHVLHVDGGMAM, from the coding sequence GTGACCAATGCGCCACAAGAAGGAAGGGTTGCCCTGGTCACCGGAGGATCCCGGGGGATTGGCCGAGCCGTGTGTTTGGCATTGGCCGCCCGGGGGACGGCTGTGGCGGTAAACTACGTCCATCGGGAAGAGGCCGCCGCTGACGTGGTTCGGCGGATCGAAGCAGCCGGGGGACGAGCCCGGGCTTTTGGCGGAGACGTCTCGGACCCGTCCCAGGCTGACGGGTTGGTGCGGGAGGTCCTCGAGGCTTTTGGTCGTCTGGATATTCTCGTGAACAACGCCGGGATTACCCGGGACATGTTGATCCTGCGCATGAAGGATGACGATTGGGATGCGGTGATGAACACCAACCTCAAAGGCGCTTTTCACTGTATTCGCGCCGCAGCCCGACCCATGATGAAGCAACGCTACGGGAGGATTGTCAACATCACGTCGGTGGCCGGTGTGATGGGCAACCCCGGCCAGGCCAACTACTCGGCGGCCAAGGCTGGATTGATTGGGCTGACCAAAACGGCCGCCCGGGAATTCGCTTCCCGGGGGATAACCGTTAACGCCGTGGCGCCAGGATTGATTGAGACGGACATGACGGCGGCCATGACAGAAGAAGCGGTGCAGGCTCTTCACGACCAGATTCCCCTGGGGCGCCTGGGGCGTCCCGAGGAGGTGGCTGAAGCGGTGGCTTTCCTCAGTTCTGAAGCGGCGGGGTATATTACGGGGCATGTACTTCACGTCGACGGTGGCATGGCCATGTAG
- a CDS encoding acyl carrier protein: MSDTFDRVKRIIVDRLGVDEDKVTMEASFKDDLGADSLDIVELVMELEDEFGMEISDEDAEKISTVAEVVQYIDSHQG; the protein is encoded by the coding sequence ATGTCTGATACGTTCGATCGCGTCAAGCGGATTATCGTGGACCGCCTGGGCGTCGATGAAGACAAAGTGACGATGGAAGCGTCGTTTAAAGACGACCTGGGTGCCGATTCCCTCGACATTGTGGAATTGGTCATGGAGTTGGAAGACGAATTCGGCATGGAGATTTCCGATGAAGATGCGGAAAAGATTTCGACTGTGGCTGAAGTGGTCCAGTATATTGATTCGCATCAAGGGTAA
- the fabF gene encoding beta-ketoacyl-ACP synthase II: MKRRVVVTGVGVLTPIGNSVSEFWSHLLAGRSGIRRIDRFDVSEFPTQIAGMVENFDPEAFIDRKEARRMDRFAQFAVAAAKMALEDAGLSMADTDPERVGVYIGSGIGGLHTLMEQHQILLEKGPRRVSPFLIPMMIADMASGQVSIQFGAKGPNSAPISACATGTHAVGDATRMIQYGAADVMIAGGTEATIHPMALAGFSSAKAMSTRNDEPERAVRPFDLQRDGFVMSEGAGVLILEALEHAQKRGARIYGEVVGYGMSGDAFHVTQPAPEGDGAARAMVAALKDAGLQPEDVDYINAHGTGTDLNDKFETIAIKRVFGDHAYRVAVSSIKSMVGHMLGAAGAVEAIASLLTLQEGKIPPTINYETPDPDCDLDYVPNVYREAKVNVVLSNSFGFGGHNACIVVRRMPEA, translated from the coding sequence GTGAAGCGTCGGGTGGTGGTGACAGGCGTCGGCGTATTGACGCCTATCGGCAATTCCGTTTCCGAGTTTTGGTCTCATCTTCTCGCGGGGCGTTCGGGCATTCGGCGAATCGACCGGTTTGACGTTTCCGAATTCCCGACCCAGATTGCGGGAATGGTGGAGAACTTCGATCCGGAGGCCTTTATCGATCGAAAAGAAGCGCGGCGGATGGACCGGTTTGCCCAGTTTGCTGTGGCGGCCGCGAAGATGGCTCTCGAAGATGCGGGATTGTCCATGGCCGATACGGATCCCGAACGAGTGGGCGTGTACATAGGTTCCGGAATCGGCGGATTGCACACATTAATGGAGCAGCATCAGATTCTATTGGAAAAGGGCCCTCGTCGGGTCAGTCCTTTTTTGATTCCGATGATGATCGCCGACATGGCGTCCGGGCAGGTCTCGATCCAGTTTGGTGCAAAGGGGCCCAACAGTGCCCCGATTTCCGCGTGTGCCACAGGCACTCATGCGGTGGGGGATGCGACCCGAATGATCCAGTATGGGGCGGCGGACGTGATGATCGCCGGCGGCACGGAGGCGACCATCCATCCCATGGCCCTGGCGGGATTCTCGTCGGCCAAGGCCATGTCGACCCGAAACGATGAGCCTGAACGGGCCGTTCGTCCTTTTGATTTGCAGCGGGACGGCTTTGTGATGAGTGAAGGCGCCGGGGTCTTGATTCTGGAGGCATTGGAGCACGCACAAAAGCGAGGGGCCCGGATTTACGGTGAAGTGGTGGGTTATGGCATGAGCGGAGACGCCTTCCATGTCACTCAGCCTGCTCCGGAAGGAGACGGCGCCGCCCGGGCCATGGTTGCCGCTCTGAAAGATGCGGGGCTTCAGCCCGAGGATGTTGATTACATCAATGCCCACGGTACCGGGACCGACTTAAACGACAAATTCGAGACCATCGCCATTAAGCGGGTGTTCGGTGACCATGCCTATCGGGTAGCTGTCAGCTCGATCAAATCGATGGTTGGCCACATGTTGGGAGCGGCCGGGGCGGTGGAAGCCATTGCCTCCCTGTTGACCCTTCAGGAGGGCAAAATCCCGCCGACGATCAACTATGAGACCCCTGATCCTGACTGCGATCTGGATTATGTCCCGAATGTCTATCGGGAGGCCAAGGTGAATGTGGTTCTCTCCAATTCATTCGGTTTCGGCGGCCACAACGCCTGCATTGTGGTGCGGAGGATGCCGGAGGCCTAG
- the rnc gene encoding ribonuclease III yields MATKWDELEARLGITFRNASLLRQAFTHSSYRNEHRGDVEDNERLEFLGDAVLELLVSEFLFRAYPRFPEGELTRMRAAIVCEPSLVRFATALGLDQYIRLGRGEEMSGGRRRPSLLADVYEALIGAIFLDQGLEAAREFLQRMMFPALQREQAPILDDYKTMLQEHVQKVGLGPLTYRITDERGPAHHREFVAQVWIGGQAYGEGSGRSKKEAEQHAAREALMKLTALPS; encoded by the coding sequence GTGGCGACAAAATGGGATGAGTTGGAGGCGCGCCTCGGGATCACTTTCCGCAACGCATCACTCCTCCGTCAAGCGTTCACGCATTCCAGTTACCGAAACGAACACCGGGGCGATGTGGAAGACAACGAGCGATTGGAGTTTCTCGGGGACGCCGTTTTGGAACTGCTGGTCAGCGAGTTTCTGTTCCGGGCTTATCCTCGGTTTCCGGAAGGAGAATTGACCCGGATGCGGGCCGCCATCGTCTGTGAGCCCTCCCTGGTGCGGTTTGCCACAGCCCTGGGGTTGGATCAATATATCCGCCTCGGCCGGGGGGAGGAGATGTCCGGGGGGCGGCGCCGGCCGTCTCTATTGGCAGACGTCTACGAGGCGCTGATCGGGGCGATTTTCCTCGACCAAGGGCTGGAGGCTGCCCGGGAGTTTTTGCAGCGCATGATGTTTCCGGCCTTGCAACGGGAGCAGGCCCCGATTCTGGATGATTACAAAACGATGCTGCAGGAGCACGTGCAAAAAGTGGGTTTGGGGCCACTGACGTACCGAATCACGGATGAACGGGGCCCTGCCCATCACCGGGAGTTTGTGGCGCAGGTGTGGATCGGTGGACAAGCCTACGGGGAGGGGTCTGGGCGCTCCAAGAAAGAGGCCGAACAGCATGCTGCCCGGGAGGCGCTCATGAAATTGACCGCCCTTCCGTCTTAA
- the smc gene encoding chromosome segregation protein SMC, translating to MHIKRLEISGFKSFADRTEIELPPGITAVVGPNGSGKSNIAEALRWVLGEQSARSLRGARMEDVIFAGSDGRKPINYCEVSLTLDNEDGRLPLDYREITVTRRLYRSGESEYRLNRQTCRLKDVIDLFLDTGLGKEAYSMIGQGRIDEVLSNRPEDRRGIFEDAAGIVKFKARKREALKKLEDTKANMMRVEDVIHELTEQATPLAAEAEREQQYRALQEEAATIAGRLAVHRIEQTHMEYQRAQDEAVKAEQAAAREAAALADAEAHLEQRRLELVRQDRELEEIQSSWASWQAEREREEGQRRLLEERATHLDQTWTEAKNRLQDLISRRETVQGELQRLEVEVRSAEAELEEGRRRLEEAEGDDGDAAGAGLKIRLDEYKAELIERLNQAAAARNEERHRREALEMAARRRDRLMEESAERGREAQDLKVKLEEVQRQKEAVANRVKSLEEAEGDRVAQERQLRGRMDQAENGWRRDREQLAALVSRWEVMKDLEESYGGYGRGVKTVLTAAKAGKLSGVLGAVAEVIRVPEGLDSAVEAALGPALQYVVVLDEEAGRRAIEYLKRVKEGRITCIPLTVIRPRTMTEADRQTLSGAPGWVGVAADLVQAEPAFQSLVSYLLGQVAVAKDLRGAVEMARRVRRRYRVVTLEGDVVHPGGTMSGGAPIKGSGSLLSRRRQVELMAQRVEEQRKRVEKGEETLRSLREQEAVLGRAAAEYEQALHEARTEGNRLQGIQDDLGARLKSLIERLEWDQFEIDRLSQEVDEQKRDMEQARERAVQAERQAALVQEKISALEVERRAMEGQLEERRAIITELKVQLASLRERRAYGVQQREAKVSELRELERQIAALEVEIGELEKRRDETRGRLITISEQLEEGQSLAAERLRELQEAKGARLRGAEAVQQAEAAVAARRQGLHRLEQDLHTWTIRRERLQVELRHALDDLAENFHMGFERAKERFGDVEDPGPLSRRLEELRRSMQSLEPVRSGAVEEYGRLRERLDFLSAQRDDLLAASARLNDLIRAMDDEMSSRFLATVKEVGAQFQEVFVRLFGGGRAQLELTDPADPLGTGVEIAAQPPGKKLQTLSLLSGGERALTAIALLFAILRVNPVPVCVLDEVDAALDEANVHRFAKYLREFSHETQFVVITHRKGTMEQADALYGVAMEEAGVSKLVAVRMVDPEPEEQTAS from the coding sequence ATGCACATTAAACGGTTGGAGATCTCGGGGTTTAAATCTTTCGCAGATCGGACGGAGATCGAACTGCCCCCGGGGATCACGGCGGTTGTCGGGCCCAACGGCAGCGGCAAAAGCAACATCGCCGAAGCACTGCGATGGGTTCTGGGGGAGCAGTCGGCCAGGAGCCTGCGCGGCGCCCGGATGGAGGATGTGATTTTTGCCGGGAGCGACGGGCGAAAACCGATCAATTATTGTGAAGTGTCCTTGACCCTCGACAACGAGGATGGGCGATTACCCCTGGATTATCGGGAGATTACCGTGACCCGCCGCCTGTATCGGTCAGGGGAAAGTGAATATCGGCTGAACCGTCAAACCTGCCGGCTGAAAGATGTCATCGATCTGTTTTTGGATACTGGCCTTGGCAAAGAAGCCTATTCAATGATCGGTCAAGGCCGCATTGACGAGGTTCTCTCCAATCGTCCCGAGGATCGCCGGGGAATTTTTGAGGATGCCGCCGGCATTGTAAAATTTAAAGCCAGAAAGCGCGAGGCGCTGAAGAAGTTAGAAGACACCAAAGCCAATATGATGCGCGTGGAAGATGTCATCCACGAACTGACGGAACAGGCGACTCCCCTCGCCGCGGAGGCCGAACGGGAACAGCAGTATCGGGCCCTTCAGGAAGAAGCGGCCACCATCGCCGGGCGCTTGGCGGTGCACCGCATTGAACAAACCCACATGGAGTATCAACGGGCCCAGGATGAAGCGGTCAAAGCGGAACAAGCGGCCGCTCGGGAGGCGGCGGCCCTGGCGGACGCCGAGGCCCATCTGGAGCAGCGGCGGCTGGAGCTGGTGCGCCAGGACCGAGAACTGGAGGAGATCCAGAGCTCATGGGCCTCGTGGCAGGCAGAGAGGGAACGGGAAGAGGGGCAGCGCCGGCTTTTGGAAGAGCGTGCCACTCATCTTGATCAGACCTGGACCGAGGCGAAAAATCGCCTTCAAGACCTGATTTCCCGGAGGGAAACGGTTCAAGGGGAGCTTCAGAGACTGGAGGTGGAGGTCCGGTCGGCGGAGGCAGAGCTGGAGGAAGGGCGGAGGAGACTGGAAGAAGCGGAAGGGGACGACGGGGATGCGGCCGGAGCGGGGCTGAAGATTCGCTTGGACGAGTACAAAGCTGAGCTGATCGAACGGCTCAACCAGGCGGCGGCGGCCCGGAATGAAGAACGGCATCGACGCGAGGCCCTGGAGATGGCCGCCCGGCGCCGGGACCGCCTGATGGAGGAGTCGGCGGAGCGGGGCCGGGAGGCGCAAGATCTCAAAGTGAAACTCGAAGAGGTACAGCGGCAAAAGGAGGCCGTGGCAAACCGGGTGAAAAGCTTGGAGGAAGCCGAAGGGGATCGGGTCGCCCAGGAGAGACAACTGCGGGGGCGAATGGATCAGGCAGAAAACGGATGGCGCCGGGATCGGGAGCAGCTGGCGGCCCTGGTATCCAGATGGGAGGTTATGAAAGACCTCGAAGAGTCATATGGAGGGTACGGACGGGGAGTCAAAACTGTGCTCACCGCCGCCAAGGCCGGAAAGCTTTCCGGCGTTCTCGGGGCGGTGGCCGAGGTGATCCGGGTGCCGGAGGGTCTGGACTCTGCCGTGGAAGCTGCCCTGGGGCCGGCATTGCAGTACGTGGTGGTTCTGGATGAGGAAGCGGGCCGCCGGGCGATCGAGTACCTGAAACGGGTGAAGGAAGGGCGGATCACCTGTATTCCCCTAACGGTCATTCGACCTCGGACGATGACGGAGGCCGACCGGCAGACCTTATCCGGGGCGCCAGGCTGGGTCGGAGTGGCGGCCGATCTCGTCCAAGCGGAACCCGCCTTTCAGTCGTTGGTATCGTATCTCCTGGGACAGGTCGCCGTGGCGAAGGATTTGCGAGGGGCGGTGGAAATGGCCCGCCGGGTCCGCCGCCGGTATAGGGTGGTGACGTTGGAAGGGGATGTGGTCCACCCGGGAGGCACGATGAGCGGGGGCGCGCCGATTAAGGGGAGCGGAAGTTTGCTTTCCCGGCGCCGCCAGGTGGAATTGATGGCCCAGCGGGTGGAGGAGCAGAGAAAGCGCGTCGAAAAGGGAGAGGAGACTCTGAGGAGTCTTCGGGAGCAAGAAGCTGTTCTCGGGCGGGCAGCCGCAGAATATGAACAAGCGTTGCACGAGGCGCGCACGGAGGGGAACCGACTCCAGGGAATTCAAGATGATCTCGGGGCCCGGTTAAAAAGCTTGATTGAGCGATTGGAGTGGGATCAATTCGAGATCGATCGCCTCAGCCAGGAAGTGGATGAGCAAAAGCGGGACATGGAGCAGGCCCGGGAGCGAGCGGTTCAAGCCGAGCGCCAAGCCGCCTTGGTTCAAGAGAAGATCAGCGCCCTCGAGGTCGAGCGCCGGGCGATGGAGGGCCAATTGGAGGAGCGCCGGGCAATCATCACCGAACTCAAAGTCCAGTTGGCCTCGTTGAGGGAAAGGCGGGCCTACGGTGTTCAGCAGCGTGAGGCCAAAGTTTCCGAACTTAGGGAGCTGGAGCGCCAGATTGCCGCTCTCGAAGTCGAGATCGGCGAACTTGAAAAACGCCGGGATGAAACCCGAGGCCGACTGATCACGATCTCGGAGCAACTGGAAGAAGGACAGTCTTTGGCGGCGGAGCGGCTTCGGGAGCTGCAAGAGGCTAAGGGAGCGAGGTTGCGGGGGGCGGAGGCGGTCCAGCAGGCGGAGGCCGCGGTGGCGGCCCGGCGGCAGGGCCTTCACCGCCTGGAACAAGATCTTCACACGTGGACGATTCGCCGGGAACGGCTCCAGGTCGAACTGCGGCATGCCCTGGACGATTTGGCGGAGAACTTCCACATGGGGTTCGAACGGGCAAAAGAACGGTTCGGAGACGTGGAGGATCCCGGCCCTCTCTCCCGGCGGTTGGAGGAGTTGCGCCGGTCGATGCAAAGTCTTGAACCGGTGCGGTCCGGAGCGGTGGAAGAGTATGGCCGATTGCGGGAACGGCTCGATTTTTTGAGCGCCCAACGAGATGATCTCCTTGCTGCCTCCGCCCGTCTCAACGACCTGATTCGTGCAATGGACGACGAGATGTCCAGCCGGTTTTTGGCCACCGTCAAGGAAGTCGGCGCGCAGTTTCAGGAGGTATTTGTCCGCCTCTTCGGGGGAGGACGGGCGCAACTGGAGTTGACCGATCCCGCAGATCCCCTGGGGACGGGGGTGGAAATCGCGGCGCAGCCGCCGGGGAAAAAGCTTCAAACCCTTTCCCTGCTCAGCGGAGGGGAGCGGGCACTGACGGCCATCGCCCTGTTGTTCGCGATTCTTCGGGTGAATCCGGTTCCCGTCTGCGTGTTGGACGAGGTGGACGCCGCGTTGGACGAAGCCAATGTCCACCGGTTTGCCAAATACCTTCGGGAATTCTCCCATGAGACACAGTTTGTGGTGATCACGCACCGCAAAGGTACGATGGAGCAGGCGGACGCCCTGTATGGGGTCGCCATGGAGGAGGCCGGGGTGTCAAAATTAGTGGCGGTGCGCATGGTGGATCCGGAACCCGAAGAGCAGACGGCCTCTTGA
- the ftsY gene encoding signal recognition particle-docking protein FtsY, with protein MGLFDRFRQGLQKTREAVFGRMSSLVTGRRRLDDALFDELEELLILADVGVDQAVEWVEDLRKQARERGVREAGELRPLLRELLLDVLGRDSAPLQIHPGSLSVVLVVGVNGAGKTTTLGKLAHRLTGEGRKVLLAAGDTFRAGAIEQLHVWGSRAQVDVIRQQQGSDPAAVVFDAIQAGRSRGVDVVLCDTAGRLHNKTNLMAELEKIRRVAAREVDGAPHEVLLVIDATTGQNALTQAELFSRSAGVTGVVLTKLDGTAKGGMALTIRRRLGIPVKFVGVGEGIEDLEPFDPEIFVDALLGTDGAEGRENS; from the coding sequence TTGGGTTTGTTCGATCGTTTTCGCCAAGGACTTCAAAAAACCAGGGAGGCTGTTTTCGGCCGGATGAGTTCCCTGGTGACCGGGCGGCGGCGGTTGGATGATGCGCTGTTTGACGAACTGGAGGAGTTGCTGATTCTTGCCGATGTCGGGGTGGATCAAGCGGTGGAGTGGGTGGAGGATCTCCGCAAACAGGCCCGGGAACGCGGCGTCCGGGAAGCGGGGGAACTGCGCCCCCTGTTGCGGGAACTTCTTCTCGACGTTCTGGGTCGGGATTCTGCGCCTTTACAGATTCATCCCGGATCCCTGTCCGTCGTGCTGGTTGTCGGGGTGAACGGCGCCGGGAAAACCACCACCCTTGGCAAACTGGCTCATCGGCTCACGGGCGAAGGCCGCAAGGTACTCCTGGCTGCCGGAGACACCTTCCGGGCGGGGGCCATTGAGCAACTGCATGTATGGGGATCCCGGGCCCAGGTGGATGTGATTCGCCAACAGCAGGGCAGCGACCCTGCGGCGGTGGTGTTTGACGCCATCCAGGCCGGGCGGTCCCGAGGGGTGGATGTGGTGTTGTGCGACACGGCGGGGCGTTTGCACAACAAAACGAATTTGATGGCCGAACTGGAGAAAATCCGCCGGGTGGCGGCCCGGGAGGTCGATGGAGCTCCACACGAGGTGCTTTTGGTCATCGATGCCACCACGGGGCAGAACGCCCTCACCCAGGCCGAACTGTTCTCTCGATCCGCCGGAGTGACGGGAGTGGTTTTGACAAAATTAGACGGGACGGCGAAAGGCGGAATGGCGTTAACGATTCGCCGGCGTCTCGGCATCCCCGTGAAATTCGTCGGGGTGGGGGAGGGAATCGAAGATCTGGAGCCCTTCGATCCGGAAATCTTTGTGGACGCCCTTCTCGGAACAGATGGGGCTGAGGGCCGGGAGAACTCTTGA
- the ylxM gene encoding YlxM family DNA-binding protein, with protein sequence MLEKTTRVNLLYDHYGALLTEKQRRFVELHYLEDLSLGEIAIQFGVSRQAVHDHLKRAVDQLEQYEAALGLVSRHMRRRAIQRQLAEVIAGLPVGHDQQRRLLELVGELCEDGNGTGGGDGDV encoded by the coding sequence GTGCTGGAGAAAACCACGCGGGTGAATCTGCTGTACGATCATTATGGCGCACTCCTGACGGAGAAACAGCGACGCTTTGTCGAGTTGCATTATTTGGAAGACCTCTCCCTGGGTGAGATTGCCATTCAGTTCGGGGTCAGCCGTCAGGCAGTTCATGATCACCTGAAGCGGGCGGTGGACCAGTTGGAACAGTACGAGGCCGCACTGGGCCTTGTGAGTCGCCACATGCGCCGGCGGGCGATCCAAAGGCAGCTTGCCGAGGTGATCGCCGGGCTTCCGGTGGGCCACGATCAACAGCGGCGCCTGCTTGAGTTGGTCGGGGAACTTTGTGAGGACGGCAACGGGACAGGAGGGGGGGATGGGGATGTTTGA
- the ffh gene encoding signal recognition particle protein: MGMFEGLAGRLQEAFARLKSKGKLSEADVDEAMKEVRRALLAADVNFTVVRDFVARVRERAVGQEVMKSLTPAQQVIKIVHDELTALLGGKPSTLNLSGRPAVVMLVGLQGAGKTTTAGKLAQWVRKQGRRPLLVAADVYRPAAVRQLQTLGEALKVPVFSVDGDADPVEISKSSLERASQEGCDVVLVDTAGRLHVDDALMEELERMKAAVVPGEILLVVDAMTGQSAVEVAEAFHGRLGLTGAIFTKLDGDTKGGAALSILSVAGCPIKFAGVGEKLDALEPFYPDRMASRILGMGDVLTLIEKAQQTVDAEKAKQLERQLRAGEFSLEDFLDQLRQVRKLGPLDQLLGMLPGMNKIKGLGNLQVDERQLGRVEAIILSMTPEERRRPELIDASRRRRIASGSGTRVEDVGRLLKQFKEMRKMMKQFSGMGKKMARRKGFRPF, translated from the coding sequence ATGGGGATGTTTGAAGGGTTGGCGGGTCGCCTCCAAGAGGCCTTTGCCCGTTTGAAGTCAAAAGGGAAACTCAGCGAGGCGGACGTGGACGAGGCGATGAAAGAAGTACGCCGGGCCCTGCTGGCTGCCGACGTGAATTTTACCGTGGTCCGGGATTTTGTCGCCAGGGTCCGGGAGCGCGCGGTGGGGCAGGAGGTCATGAAAAGCCTCACTCCAGCCCAACAGGTGATCAAGATTGTCCACGATGAGTTGACGGCTCTTTTGGGTGGCAAGCCATCCACCCTCAACCTGTCCGGCCGTCCGGCGGTGGTGATGTTGGTGGGTCTGCAGGGGGCCGGGAAAACGACAACGGCCGGGAAACTGGCTCAGTGGGTGCGCAAGCAGGGCCGTCGGCCCCTGCTGGTTGCTGCGGATGTTTATCGACCGGCCGCGGTTCGCCAACTGCAAACCCTGGGTGAAGCGCTTAAAGTCCCGGTGTTCTCTGTGGACGGGGATGCCGACCCTGTGGAGATTTCCAAATCTTCCCTGGAACGGGCTTCTCAAGAAGGATGCGACGTGGTTTTGGTGGACACCGCCGGTCGACTGCACGTGGATGACGCGTTGATGGAAGAATTGGAGAGGATGAAAGCCGCCGTTGTGCCCGGCGAGATCCTTCTCGTGGTCGACGCGATGACCGGCCAGTCGGCGGTGGAGGTGGCGGAAGCTTTCCACGGGCGGCTGGGCTTGACCGGAGCGATTTTTACAAAGCTGGACGGCGATACCAAGGGAGGAGCGGCCCTGTCCATCCTGTCGGTGGCTGGCTGTCCGATTAAATTTGCCGGGGTTGGGGAAAAGCTCGACGCCCTGGAACCCTTTTACCCGGACCGGATGGCCTCCCGGATCTTGGGCATGGGCGACGTCCTGACCTTGATCGAAAAAGCCCAGCAGACGGTGGATGCGGAGAAGGCGAAGCAGTTGGAGCGGCAGCTGCGGGCCGGGGAGTTCAGCCTCGAAGATTTTCTCGATCAACTCCGCCAGGTCCGCAAACTCGGTCCTCTGGATCAGTTGCTCGGTATGCTGCCGGGCATGAACAAGATCAAGGGCTTGGGCAATCTCCAGGTGGACGAGAGGCAGCTGGGCCGGGTGGAAGCCATCATTCTGTCCATGACTCCCGAAGAGCGGCGTCGGCCGGAGTTGATCGACGCCAGCCGGCGGCGGAGGATCGCTTCGGGAAGCGGGACCCGGGTGGAAGATGTCGGCCGCCTCCTGAAACAGTTCAAAGAGATGCGGAAGATGATGAAGCAGTTTTCCGGCATGGGGAAGAAAATGGCTCGACGCAAAGGATTTCGGCCCTTTTAG
- the rpsP gene encoding 30S ribosomal protein S16 — MVKIRLKRMGAKKRPFYRVVVADSRSPRDGRFIEEIGTYDPLAEPAAIQINTERALHWLETGAQPSDTARSLLRKAGVMREFHERRAGRNSQ; from the coding sequence GTGGTGAAGATTCGTTTGAAGCGGATGGGTGCGAAGAAACGTCCATTTTATCGCGTGGTGGTGGCAGATTCCCGGTCGCCCCGGGACGGACGGTTCATTGAAGAAATTGGAACCTATGATCCATTAGCTGAACCGGCTGCTATCCAGATCAATACCGAGCGGGCGTTGCATTGGCTAGAGACCGGGGCTCAGCCTTCGGATACCGCAAGGAGTTTGCTTCGCAAAGCGGGAGTGATGAGAGAGTTTCACGAGCGACGAGCCGGGCGAAACAGCCAGTAA
- the rimM gene encoding ribosome maturation factor RimM (Essential for efficient processing of 16S rRNA): MAPEEPMYTVGVVVGTHGLRGEVRIFPRTDFPEVRFRQGSVLWLDGGTGPAMELRVEKARKHKNVFIVQFAGFHSIQAVEPWKGRELKVPESALMPLPEGRYYIHQLVGCRVVDEHGRWLGELSEVLQPGANDVYVVRRPGAKDLLVPAIPSVVKRVSVEDRLMVVSLPEGLEEL; this comes from the coding sequence ATGGCGCCGGAAGAGCCCATGTACACGGTCGGCGTGGTGGTGGGGACGCACGGTTTGCGAGGAGAAGTTCGCATCTTCCCGCGCACCGATTTTCCTGAAGTCCGGTTCCGGCAGGGGTCGGTCTTGTGGCTGGACGGGGGGACGGGTCCCGCCATGGAACTCCGGGTGGAGAAGGCTCGCAAACACAAGAACGTGTTTATCGTCCAGTTTGCCGGATTTCATTCCATCCAGGCGGTGGAGCCGTGGAAGGGCCGGGAGTTGAAGGTGCCGGAATCGGCACTGATGCCTCTTCCGGAAGGCCGGTACTACATTCATCAGTTGGTGGGCTGTCGGGTGGTGGACGAGCACGGCCGGTGGTTGGGTGAGTTGTCGGAGGTCCTTCAACCCGGAGCGAACGATGTGTATGTGGTGCGGCGGCCGGGGGCGAAAGATCTCCTGGTTCCCGCCATCCCGTCGGTGGTGAAGCGGGTTTCCGTGGAGGACAGGCTCATGGTGGTTTCCCTCCCCGAAGGGTTGGAGGAATTGTGA